In the genome of Candidatus Melainabacteria bacterium, the window TGCCGAGCTTCCTTTTCGTGCAAACTAGTGCATGGCACTGTTTCATTGCGCTCCTCCGAGTTACTCGGAATAGTCCGGAACTCTGGATATTCGCCAACATCATGAATGCGCAGTGTCCAAGGTGTGTGGCTCTGGGTGCCGGTTATCGAGGCTGCAAGCCAGTCGCTCGGTCTAACTGTGTCGATGAGCGAGATGAGATTTTCTGCGAGACGTTCGGGACCTCCGTTCGCCAGGAGAAGCTCAATTGTGCGAAGGTTGCGTTCCCGACGGGCTTTCTGGCCGCTTGTTCGATACCGAACTCCGTTTCCATAGCAAACCTTTTTGCAGATGTCGGTCGCGCCGATGCAAGTCGCGCTGCGCGGTAAGCTGAAGGCCCAAGATGCCTTGCTGTTGTTGGTCAGCTCAAGACCGTAATTCTTTTCCATGTTCATACCTCTGGTTAGTGCGGCGTTTCGCCTCAAAACCGGGGGGGGGGGCACGGGGTTGGCTCCGTGGGTCAAGCGGAGATGTAAGAGTGGAGAGAAATGTGCTGCGATGCGCTTGACGCGCGGTGGCGCCGACCTCGTAAACTCAAGGAAATAGAAACGCTAAGACAAAGTGCTGCTGCGACTGATCGCGATACGAGCTAGGCAAGGCGTCATCGCATTCGTATATTCATATAACTACTGCGGGGCGATACTTAAGTACGGCTACGAGAAGCAGTGACGACAGCGCATGAAGGAAGAAAGAAAAAGGAATTAGCAGGGACTTGCGCCCCTGCTTCAATCCCGATTCAGGACTAGAGCTAGGCGGTCTGCGCCTCATCGCGAGCTGGCTTCTTGCCACAGAGGTGGAAGCTGGTGAGCTTGATGACAGGTTTTGTCATTTGCACTTTGACACCGTTCACTTCCTTGGGATAGGTGCTTATCGCTAGCCGGCCATTTACCACCACTTCGCGTCCCTTTGTGATGCTCTTTAAGACGCGCTCACCAAGACCGTTCCAGGCGTCAATGTCGATCCACATTGTTTTGTCTTCGTCGGTATTGGAAGAAAACTCTTTTACCGCTACCGAGAATTTCACGACCTTGTTACCGGTGTCTCCGAAAGAGACTGTGTGGGGGGCTTGTCCGACATGTCCGACGATAGTGATTGAGTTGTTCATTTGGCACCTCCAGTGCGTGTTAGTGCCTCGGAAAAAGACACAAGCGTCAGCCGCGCACGCGCTTTTTGCTGCTGCATGGACGCGTAGCGCCCTTTAGGGTTTGCCATTGCAGCAAGCAAAAAGTTGTGTCACTGTTGGCACGTTAAGACATGCACCGGTGGTAGCCAATTACTTCAACTCGTTCTCGGACGGGCTTGTTGGTGTGCGCTCCAGTTTCCTTCGGTGCAAACAACAAGGCGTGTTGCCCGGTCGCGGAAGAAGGCCGGAGTCAATGCAGCGAAAACAAACAACGTAATTGTCGGCGGAACTGGTCGTCAGCGGCGCAAAATCACAATGGAAAGGGGTGGCAGCAGGCGCGGAAACACAACTCATGGCAGGAATGGTTGGTTGAGTTACAGTCACCGGTCCCAGCCGGGCAATCGAACAAGCGCGGTGCTACTGCCGGATTCGTTTGTCCTGAGCGGAAAGGATCGAGGCGGGTGTATCAGTGCGCTGCTTTGCTTGCCCTGTGTGTCTTGACCGCTCCGCTAAAATCTCCAGGGCGAAGGCGCGCTTGTTTTGCATCTGCCGTCTATCGCCCGCCTTCGCTCGTAAAGTGAGAAAGCGGGGCGAGTCAAGACGGGTCGTCAGGTTCATTCAAGGACTAGTAAAAGAAACGGACCCGGCGTCCAGCCGAGCCCGTCGATGAGTTTTAAGCTGCTATTTCTTGCAGCTCCTTCTTGAGGTCAGTAACAACCTTTTCCGCAACTCGCTTACAGGAGAAGGAGTTGATTGGTGATGTCGCTTTGACTTCCATTGCGAATACCACTGCGTAGGCTCCGGGTCTGGCTTCGAAACGAATCTTCAAGCAACGGGAGCGCTTCACTTCAGGAAAGACTTCTTCTTCGAAGTGTAGCGTTGCTTCAGTAGCGCCTCCAGCTGCGACGAACCTCCAGCTTCCATTTGGAACGGTGTGCTTTTCGATGATGCTTTTCGCGAGGTCAACGGTATCACCGAGGCTGCGACCACTGCGGAAGTACATCTCTTTCTGCTGGAGCTTTATTAGTTCAGCTTCTGCGAAGAACCAGCGAAAGATGTAGCATGTGCACCAACCAGAGGCACCCAACATCGTCATCATCAGCCAATCTGGGTAGTGTCCTGGCAGCTCCGGGAATACGGAGCCGAGCGTTCCCGATATCACGAAGAGCGGTCCGAAAATGGCCGCGAATGCAAGAATCATTCCGAGGAATGATGGGTCGGTGCCGCTACAGCAGTGTTTGTCGATCTTCTCAACAAGGTCTTGCATCGGCGTAAGCTTTAACTCGGAAGCTGTGAACCAGCCGGTATTTGGAGGCTTTGCCGACGCTCCTTGCGATGAAGTTGACGACTTCGCTTGCGAGTTGGTTTGCCGTTGGTTTTGGCTCGCATGCGATTGCTGTTTGCTTTGAGTTCCTTGTTTTGTTTGTGAGTTCGTGTTGTTTGATTGAGATTTGTTGGCGTTGTTGTTTGACGTATTCGCGTTCGCCGATTTGTTCTGCGTCTGCTGAGAACCACTTGTGCTGCCGGGCGGGGTTGCATGCGGGTTCGTCTCAAACCATTTCTTCAAGATGTCCCGCGCATTGTTCAATTGCTTTTGTTTTTCAAGTGCAATCTGATAGTTCTTGGGATTGCGCGCGTGACGATCAGGATGATGGATTCGTGACAACTTCCGCCAGCGTTCGTTAACTTCTTTAAGACCAGCACCGAAGGGTAGTTCGAGTGCTCGATAACACGCTTCAAAATCCATGTTAGCCATGTTCAGTTCCTCTTGATGCGCTTGAAACAAGCGAGAAGAGCGGGCATTACTGCCCGCTCCGTATTGAAATTGGTTGTGGGTTCACTTGAAGTACAAGAGCAAGCGCGTTGTATTTCATTGCTTCGCGATGCTTGCCTTGTCTGCAGCAAACGTGACCGAGAAGCTTGTAGATCGTGATGATGCGCGCATTGTCTGCTGGAGCGATCTTCGCAACGATTCGATATGCCGTGGTCAGCGCTTTTTCAGCGAGGCGGAAACCATTTCGTCGTCCGACTTGTGCTTTCGCTGCTTTGATGAGGGCATCGGCAACGCGTTCTGGTGATTCGATGCGATTTGCTACATCTTCTCCAAGTGCGTAAAGTCTTTCGACGAGTTCTTCGTAGAGAGCTTCGGCTCGGTCGAGTCGCGTGAACGCTGAATTGCCGAAGGCCACAGCGTCTTTCAAATTGAGTTTTTCCATGATGTTTCTCCTTAGGCAGGAAGGAGAGACCCAAGAAATTCAGCCCTCTCCTTCCGAAAAGTTTTTGTTTAGCGATTAACGGAAGATGATTCCGCTTCTAGGACACACGCTTGGTATTGCGTAGGTGTTCTTTTTGATTAGGTGTGCGATTCCGCTCCTGGTGACCATGATGCGCTGTTCAATTCGAACCACTGGCAGCTTGCGTTGTTTGATCAATCTGCGAATTGTGTGTTCCGACATATCGAGCAATTTTGCTGTATCACGCACGGTAAGGAGCTGAAGGTTATTCGCATCTGTCATGATGTCCTCCAGTAGTTAGGCGATTTCGTTCTCGGCATTTCGATAACCGCAGCTGATCGTGCGGCTGTTGATGAACGCATCGAGGTCGGCTTTTCTATATTTTGCTAACCGCCCGACTTTTACAAACCGTAGCGGATAACGCCTAGTAGAAGCCCATACAGCGAGCGTTTCGGGAGTTACTCCGAGGTATGCTGCTGCCTCTCGACGGGTGAGAAGATCTGATTGAAATCTTGGTGTGATTGCGGGACTTTGGGTCGATTGAACGACCTCTAGTTTTCTGTCGTTTGACATTGTGTTCTCCTTATGGAGCACCATTTACGGTGCGCGAAAAACGCGCTCAGGAAATGTCGAAGCCTGGTCGGATGTATTGAAGAAGCAAAAAAGAATTTGCAGGAAAAACCAGAAATGTCCATCAAATCTGGTCAAACAAAAAGCCCGAGGCGCCTGTATCTTCAGCTTGCCTCGGGTTAAATTGGCGCGTCGAGCGCCATGTATTTATCGTACCGCCGCTTTCGAAAATCGCACCATAGGGAAAACCCTGGGACGAAAATTTAGATATGGGCAATTCTGTCGACTACTGTGATGAGTTCCGCAGCCCCGCCCGAGCAAGTCTGATGCGTTGCCGCTGCATGCCGATAGCCGCGGATGCATAACGGCGCTGCAATGGATATAAAAGGGGACAAGCCTCGAAATCTTACGCCGCCGCAGAGATTCGGCGGTTGTCATGATCGGCTTAAAATGCATTCTAGGTTATTCTTACATGTTTACTTACTAATGCGATTCGGTGGTTGTCAGTGGCTCGATTCGAAAAACTAAGTTCTGCGGTGCGCGTCAAACCATCAGATGACATTGATATTGTCGGGAAGGTTCGAGTGAACAACAACAAGGAAGCAGAACGAGCGGAACTACACAAAACGATCTGGCGTATTGCCAACGACTTGCGCGGCAGCGTCGATGGATGGGACTTCAAAAGCTACGTGCTCGGTATGTTGTTTTACCGGTTCATCTCAGAGAACCTGACAGCTTACCTAAATACGCAGGAGCGCAAAGCTGGCAAAAAAACATTCGACTATGCAGCTCTGTCCGATGAGGACGCTGAATATGGCCGCGTCGAGACAGTTAAAGAAAAGGGCTTCTATATACTGCCGTCCCACCTGTTCGCCAATGTGCGGAAGCAAGCGCAGGACGATGGGAATCTAAACGAAACTCTGTCCAAAGTGTTCAAGGGCATCGAAGGCTCGGCCGTTGGTGCGGATAGTGAGAACGACATCAAGGGATTGTTCGACGACCTAGACGTCAACAGTAGCAAGCTCGGTCCATCGGTTATAAAGCGCAACGAAAAGCTCGTCAAACTGCTCGATGCCATCGGCGATCTTCCGCTGGGAAATTTCTCAGACAACACCATCGACCTTTTTGGCGATGCCTACGAATACCTGATGCAAATGTATGCCTCCACAGCGGGCAAGTCGGGCGGAGAGTTTTACACGCCTCAGGAAGTCTCCGAATTACTCGCTTGCATCGCTGTGGCAGGCAAGACAGAGGTTAACAAAGTCTATGACCCCGCCTGTGGGTCAGGGTCGTTGCTGCTGAAAGTCGTCAAAGTACTGGGTCAGGACAAGGTGCGCCAGGGGTTTTTCGGACAGGAGGTGAATCTGACGACCTATAACCTGTGCCGGATCAATATGTTCTTACATGACGTGAACTATGAAAAGTTCGACATCGCGCACGGTGACACACTCACAGACCCGCAGCATTGGGATGACGAACCCTTCGAAGCTATTGTTTCCAATCCTCCGTATTCGATCAAATGGGCGGGTGATAGTAACACGTTGCTTATCAATGACCCACGCTTTTCGCCGGCTGGTGTGCTGGCGCCCAAGAGCAAGGCCGATCTTGCATTCACTATGCACATCCTGAGCTGGCTTGCTGTCAATGGTACGGCAGCGATCGTTGAATTTCCTGGTGTCCTATATCGCGGCGGTGCGGAGCAGAAAATCCGGCAGTACCTGATCGACAACAACTATGTTGATACCGTTATCCAGTTGCCGCCTGACCTGTTTTTTGGTACTGGAATTGCCACATGTATCATCGTGCTCAAGAAATCCAAGCGCGACAACGCGACGCTGTTCATCGACGCTTCGTCCGAGTTCATTCGGGTTGGTAACAAGAATAAGCTTACCCAGGACAATCAAAAGAAGATTCTCGATGCCTTCACCGCGCGAAAAGACATTGCCCACTTCGCAAGATTGGTCGACAATGGCGACATCGGCAGTAACAACTACAATATCGCGGTGTCCTCGTATGTGGAGCACCAGGACAAACGCGAAGCGGTGGACATCAAGGCGCTCAATAGCAAAATCGCCGGGATTGTCGCTCGACAAACGGAACTGCGAAGGCAGATCGAAACCATAGTTGCGGACCTGGAAGGGGAATAACATGAGCCGCATTAACGATCTGATTGGGCAGTATTGCCCGGATGGCGTGGAGTTTAAGCCGCTGGGCGATCTTCTGTCATACGAACAGCCTGGAAAGTATCTTGTTAAATCGACGGCTTACGACGATTCTTATTCTACTCCAGTACTTACCGCAGGACAGACCTTCATCCTTGGATATACGGATGAAACGGAAAACTTGTACCCAGCGTCATCGAAAAACCCCACCATCATTTTTGATGACTTCACGACGGCCTTTAAGTGGGTTGACTTCCCGTTCAAGGC includes:
- a CDS encoding J domain-containing protein; this translates as MANMDFEACYRALELPFGAGLKEVNERWRKLSRIHHPDRHARNPKNYQIALEKQKQLNNARDILKKWFETNPHATPPGSTSGSQQTQNKSANANTSNNNANKSQSNNTNSQTKQGTQSKQQSHASQNQRQTNSQAKSSTSSQGASAKPPNTGWFTASELKLTPMQDLVEKIDKHCCSGTDPSFLGMILAFAAIFGPLFVISGTLGSVFPELPGHYPDWLMMTMLGASGWCTCYIFRWFFAEAELIKLQQKEMYFRSGRSLGDTVDLAKSIIEKHTVPNGSWRFVAAGGATEATLHFEEEVFPEVKRSRCLKIRFEARPGAYAVVFAMEVKATSPINSFSCKRVAEKVVTDLKKELQEIAA
- a CDS encoding single-stranded DNA-binding protein; its protein translation is MNNSITIVGHVGQAPHTVSFGDTGNKVVKFSVAVKEFSSNTDEDKTMWIDIDAWNGLGERVLKSITKGREVVVNGRLAISTYPKEVNGVKVQMTKPVIKLTSFHLCGKKPARDEAQTA
- a CDS encoding DNA-binding protein — encoded protein: MSNDRKLEVVQSTQSPAITPRFQSDLLTRREAAAYLGVTPETLAVWASTRRYPLRFVKVGRLAKYRKADLDAFINSRTISCGYRNAENEIA
- a CDS encoding type I restriction-modification system subunit M, with protein sequence MNNNKEAERAELHKTIWRIANDLRGSVDGWDFKSYVLGMLFYRFISENLTAYLNTQERKAGKKTFDYAALSDEDAEYGRVETVKEKGFYILPSHLFANVRKQAQDDGNLNETLSKVFKGIEGSAVGADSENDIKGLFDDLDVNSSKLGPSVIKRNEKLVKLLDAIGDLPLGNFSDNTIDLFGDAYEYLMQMYASTAGKSGGEFYTPQEVSELLACIAVAGKTEVNKVYDPACGSGSLLLKVVKVLGQDKVRQGFFGQEVNLTTYNLCRINMFLHDVNYEKFDIAHGDTLTDPQHWDDEPFEAIVSNPPYSIKWAGDSNTLLINDPRFSPAGVLAPKSKADLAFTMHILSWLAVNGTAAIVEFPGVLYRGGAEQKIRQYLIDNNYVDTVIQLPPDLFFGTGIATCIIVLKKSKRDNATLFIDASSEFIRVGNKNKLTQDNQKKILDAFTARKDIAHFARLVDNGDIGSNNYNIAVSSYVEHQDKREAVDIKALNSKIAGIVARQTELRRQIETIVADLEGE
- a CDS encoding DNA-binding protein produces the protein MTDANNLQLLTVRDTAKLLDMSEHTIRRLIKQRKLPVVRIEQRIMVTRSGIAHLIKKNTYAIPSVCPRSGIIFR